A genomic segment from Daphnia carinata strain CSIRO-1 chromosome 1, CSIRO_AGI_Dcar_HiC_V3, whole genome shotgun sequence encodes:
- the LOC130693605 gene encoding uncharacterized protein LOC130693605, with translation MKLLFAFACLLAVSRAQTTNYPYSAYLDTDGYFLLKWDVRSIQGDIEMQFVVNATGWVSLLIASEDGSYADVIFGGYNEATTYGYYADMHCNLLAGPSHTVPINDESPDLVFQSATYDAPYTTLTVKRSIYTGDKDDVAIRAGPLLLGWSFSDTDTSTVPHTNAGFASLALIPA, from the exons ATGAAACTTTTGTTTGCTTTCGCATGCTTGCTTGCCGTTTCTAGAGCGCAAACGACAAACTATCCATACAGTGCTTATTTAGACACAGATGGGTATTTTCTGCTGAAGTGGGATGTTCGCTCAATTCAGGGGGATATCGAAATGCAGTTTGTGGTAAACGCTACAGGATGGGTGAGCTTGCTCATCGCTTCCGAGGACGGATCCTATGCCGACGTGATTTTTGGTGGCTATAATGAAGCGACAACTTATGGCTACTACGCT GACATGCATTGCAATTTACTCGCTGGACCATCTCATACAGTCCCGATAAATGATGAAAGCCCAGATTTGGTTTTCCAGAGCGCAACGTACGATGCGCCCTATACCACATTGACAGTTAAACGGTCCATTTATACGGGAGATAAGGATGACGTTGCGATTCGC GCCGGACCTCTCTTACTTGGGTGGTCTTTCAGCGATACGGACACCTCTACCGTTCCCCACACTAACGCCGGATTTGCTTCCCTAGCCCTTATTCCCGCTTAA